One window of Nostoc sp. C052 genomic DNA carries:
- a CDS encoding NarK family nitrate/nitrite MFS transporter, whose amino-acid sequence MLKNLFSFSDRYRILHQTWFAFFLTFVCWFNFAPFATTIGRELHLAPEQIKTLGICNLALTIPARLIIGMLLDRFGPRITYSILLMFTVVPCLATALAQDFNQLVISRLLMGIVGSGFVVGIRMVAEWFQPKEMGIAQGIYGGWGNFGAFGAEFALPILAVSTSFFAGGASNWRFAIALTGIIAAIYGVIYYNTVQDTPAGQVYKKPKKNGSLEVTSIKSFWAMIVSNFGLIFALGLLAWRLEQKNIHFLTLSQMYLTWLVLAGLFAYQSYKAWEVNRELLIGKKTYAPSERFQFGQVALLEFTYITNFGSELAAVSMLPAFFEKTFALEHVVAGMIAATYPFLNLISRPSGGLISDKFNSRKWTMTIISAGIGVSYLMAHFINSNWPIPVAIAVTMLAAYFAQAGCGATYSIVPLIKKEATGQIAGNVGAYGNFGGVVYLTIFSLTDAPTLFSTMGLAALVCAFMCAFFLKEPKGSFAPAYEGELPETATQNPIFLTEE is encoded by the coding sequence ATGCTTAAAAACTTATTTTCATTCAGCGATCGCTACCGTATCTTACATCAGACTTGGTTTGCTTTCTTTCTCACCTTCGTTTGTTGGTTTAACTTTGCACCCTTCGCTACAACCATTGGTAGAGAATTACATTTAGCACCAGAGCAAATTAAAACTTTAGGCATCTGTAACCTCGCCCTCACAATTCCCGCACGCCTAATTATTGGGATGCTTCTGGATCGTTTTGGCCCCAGAATCACCTACTCAATCTTGTTGATGTTTACGGTTGTTCCTTGTTTGGCGACAGCACTAGCGCAAGATTTTAATCAACTAGTCATCAGTCGTTTGCTCATGGGAATTGTTGGATCTGGGTTTGTGGTTGGTATCCGCATGGTGGCCGAATGGTTCCAGCCGAAGGAGATGGGAATTGCACAAGGTATTTATGGCGGTTGGGGCAACTTTGGGGCATTTGGTGCAGAATTTGCCTTACCGATACTGGCAGTTTCTACGAGCTTTTTCGCTGGTGGTGCTTCTAACTGGCGGTTTGCGATCGCACTTACAGGGATTATTGCAGCCATCTACGGCGTAATTTATTACAACACTGTCCAAGATACGCCCGCAGGTCAAGTCTATAAAAAACCTAAGAAAAATGGTTCTTTGGAAGTAACCAGCATTAAAAGCTTCTGGGCGATGATTGTCTCGAATTTTGGTTTGATTTTCGCTCTAGGTTTATTAGCTTGGCGTTTAGAACAAAAGAACATTCACTTCCTAACTTTGAGCCAAATGTATCTGACTTGGTTAGTATTAGCAGGATTATTTGCTTACCAAAGTTATAAAGCTTGGGAAGTCAACCGAGAACTACTAATTGGCAAGAAAACTTATGCTCCATCAGAACGCTTCCAATTTGGTCAAGTAGCCTTACTCGAATTCACTTACATAACTAACTTTGGCAGCGAACTAGCAGCCGTTTCTATGCTGCCGGCATTTTTTGAAAAAACCTTTGCTTTAGAGCATGTTGTCGCTGGGATGATTGCTGCTACTTATCCCTTCTTAAACTTAATTTCTCGTCCCAGTGGTGGCTTAATTTCTGATAAATTTAACTCCCGAAAGTGGACAATGACTATTATCAGCGCTGGCATTGGTGTTAGTTATTTGATGGCACATTTTATTAATAGTAACTGGCCGATTCCAGTAGCGATCGCAGTGACAATGTTAGCCGCCTACTTTGCCCAAGCTGGCTGCGGTGCAACCTACAGCATCGTCCCCCTAATTAAAAAAGAAGCCACTGGACAAATAGCCGGTAATGTTGGAGCTTACGGTAATTTTGGCGGCGTAGTTTACCTGACAATTTTCAGCTTAACCGACGCTCCCACACTGTTTTCCACAATGGGTTTAGCCGCCTTAGTCTGCGCTTTTATGTGTGCCTTCTTCCTCAAAGAACCAAAAGGTTCCTTTGCCCCTGCTTATGAAGGTGAATTACCAGAAACCGCAACTCAAAATCCTATCTTCTTAACTGAAGAATAA
- a CDS encoding ferredoxin--nitrite reductase, with translation MTDTVTTTSLNKFEKLKAEKDGLAIKSEIEKFAALGWEAMNETDRDHRLKWVGVFFRPVTPGKFMMRLRMPNGILTSRQMRVLAQVVQRYGDDGCADITTRQNIQLRGIRIEDLPDIFNRFDAVGLTTIQSGMDNVRNITGDPVAGLDADELYDTRELVQQIQDMLTNKGEGNPEFSNLPRKFNIAIAGGRDNSVHAEINDLAFVPAFQEAGEPNFPSADSHDKIFGFNVLVGGFFSAKRCEAAIPLNAWVAPEDVVAVCRAVLEVFRDHGPRANRQKSRLMWLIDEWGVDKFRAEVESRLGKSLVSAAAKDEIDWEKRDHIGIYKQKQAGLNYIGLHIPVGRLDAEGMFEIARLAEVYGTGEIRFTVEQNIVIPNIADSNLATFLTETLLERFSIDPGLLARSLVSCTGAQFCNFALIETKNRALAMIKTLEEELTFTNPVRIHWTGCPNSCGQPQVADIGLMGTKTRKNGKTLEGVDIYMGGKVGKDAHLGTCVIKGIPCEDLQPILQDLLIQKFGAKLNKEALVVSN, from the coding sequence CATCGACTGAAATGGGTAGGCGTGTTTTTTCGCCCAGTTACTCCAGGCAAGTTTATGATGCGGTTGCGGATGCCTAACGGTATTCTTACCAGTAGGCAGATGCGGGTTTTAGCCCAAGTGGTGCAGCGTTACGGTGATGATGGTTGCGCTGATATTACTACCAGACAGAATATCCAATTACGGGGAATCAGAATTGAAGATTTACCAGATATCTTTAATAGATTTGACGCAGTTGGTTTAACCACCATTCAGTCAGGGATGGATAACGTCCGCAATATCACAGGCGATCCGGTGGCGGGGTTGGATGCAGATGAGTTGTACGACACGCGAGAGTTGGTACAACAAATTCAAGATATGCTCACCAACAAAGGCGAAGGGAACCCAGAGTTTAGCAACTTACCACGGAAGTTTAATATTGCGATCGCAGGTGGAAGAGACAATTCGGTTCACGCTGAAATTAACGATTTGGCTTTTGTGCCAGCATTTCAGGAAGCAGGGGAGCCAAATTTCCCCTCTGCTGATTCCCACGACAAAATTTTCGGGTTTAATGTTTTAGTCGGTGGATTTTTCTCAGCTAAACGTTGTGAGGCGGCGATTCCTCTGAATGCTTGGGTGGCTCCAGAAGATGTGGTAGCTGTATGTAGAGCGGTTTTGGAAGTATTTCGCGATCATGGGCCACGCGCTAATCGGCAAAAATCTCGGCTGATGTGGCTAATTGATGAATGGGGTGTAGATAAATTTCGAGCAGAAGTAGAAAGCCGTTTGGGTAAATCATTAGTATCCGCAGCGGCTAAAGACGAGATCGACTGGGAAAAACGCGACCACATCGGGATATATAAACAAAAACAAGCAGGATTAAATTACATAGGACTGCATATTCCTGTTGGTCGGCTGGATGCCGAAGGTATGTTTGAAATCGCTCGTCTAGCAGAAGTTTACGGCACTGGCGAAATCCGGTTCACAGTTGAGCAAAACATTGTTATTCCCAACATTGCAGACTCGAATTTAGCAACATTTTTAACAGAAACTTTGCTAGAAAGATTTTCAATTGATCCTGGTTTACTGGCGCGATCGCTAGTATCTTGCACAGGCGCACAATTTTGCAACTTTGCCCTCATCGAAACCAAAAACCGCGCCTTGGCAATGATTAAAACCTTAGAAGAAGAGCTAACCTTCACCAATCCAGTGCGAATTCATTGGACAGGTTGCCCTAACTCTTGCGGACAGCCCCAAGTTGCAGACATCGGCTTGATGGGAACTAAAACTCGCAAAAATGGCAAAACCTTGGAAGGTGTTGACATATATATGGGTGGCAAAGTTGGCAAAGATGCTCATTTGGGTACTTGCGTCATCAAAGGCATACCATGCGAAGACTTGCAGCCAATATTGCAAGATTTACTCATCCAAAAGTTTGGGGCAAAACTCAATAAAGAAGCCTTAGTCGTTAGTAATTGA